The genomic stretch TAGTGGATAACTAGTCGTGAAGTTAGAAGATGGTTACATTAGATGTTAAATTAGAAAAATTCTATTGCAGTGTACTTTTGTACCCTTTCAGTTTGGCTCCACATGTGTGAATATTGGAACTTTCACCATATTTATATTCCATCTTTTTTCTTGTTCATAGAATGTACCAGGAGAAATTAACATCTCTAAAGAGGCAGCTACAGCAGTTACAGGAAGGTGAGAACTTTTCTTTGTTATACTTTGGACAAAGAAGTGAACATGTTGTGTAGAGGTGAATAGTGAAAAATAAACCATTTCATAATCAAGAACTTTGAAAAAACTTTTATGCTTGAAGGCCTTGGTAGTGGTCGTCTTTTTTCATAATTCCCCTTGGGTGTCCAAATTGGCTCAGTGGTAACTTGCTCTGCTAGTGAGTTGTGTTTTCAATTTAACTTCAGAGACTTGAGGCACATTTGGTGCAGTAATGATAAGAGTTAAATGCCCATTCTGTCTGtgatagctctttgaaagagctgtccaaTCAGTCTCACTTCCTTACATTTTTGTCAATTGctttccttttcatttgtttatcCAATTCAGTGTTGAAAGTTACTGTTTTAATCTGCTACTCTGCTGTTCTAGACTCTGTGTTTTTCTGACGGTAACAAACTGCTGTGCCCAACAAAAATACTCTCCTTCTCCCTCTGGTCTTATTCCAATGATGGTAGACTTGACCAccaagggaaacaacctctccacctcttccCTGTCAGTTTCCCTAATAatgttgcatgtttcaataaaattgcctgtcatttttctaactccagtgagtacaggcccaacctactcaagctttcctcagaagacaatccctccacaacttcctctacAACTCAGTTTGACTATCTTCAGTGAGCTTTTTGTTTAAACCTTTGCTACTCTGCTGCAACAACCTCGACTAACATCACAAATGTCCAATTGTTCTTCCTTGTTCCCCTGTATTTCTACATAGCCTTTGGTAACAAACAGGAGTAATTCCATCAGAAATAGATGATAAAGTCAATTGTACTTTTTTCTTACTACTGCGAAATCAATTTTTACAATTCCATCTTatgttctccttctttctttttctcatttaCATCATCTTTGCCTCCAACTGAATCTCAGCTGTTCTGTTTATCACTCCTCTCAACTCCtccaaatgtttctgtgctgtaaactgcTGATCCAGTACCATTCTTGGACAAACTGAAATATCCTATACCAAAATATCGGAATATTCAAAACCATTGTCTTTGGGCCTTGCTACAAATTCCACCATTGCTGGCCACTGAATTAGGCTTTGTGCTGAACAAATGGCTGGCCCATTGGTGACTTTTTAATTTTGAGATGAAGCTCTGACTCTGTGTCCTCTCAATTACAAAAATTGACTGCTATGCTATGATTCACTGGGATGTTGAAAATTGGACCCTACTCTTCCTGGAGTTGGCACAAAAGTTAGATTTTATCAAGCATGCAAAGTTCTCCAATTTATCTGGCCATCAAGTCTAGGTTGATCGGAAGCATAGACTAGATTTCTTTACTGAGCAAGAATCACTATTTCTTACAACTAATGAGACTGTAGCTATAAGTAAACAATTACAAACCATTGGAATATACTACTCTTAATTAAAGCTCTACTCCTCTTCTAAAAACACAAATATACATGTGCACAGAAAGGGTAAATTAGGTGATTGGcagacaggaaatgctggaaagatAGTTTAGTAATCTTTCTCATCAAGTTTCAGTTGCTCAGGTGACTCTCCTGATTCTGTGTCTCTCTGACCAGTGAGTGGCTTTGCAACTAGTATTTTTTTTGCAGGAGCTCCCACTGGTTGGAGAGAGACTAAAGGTGACTGGTTCATTAATGATTGCTCTCTGACTTATCAGTTAGAAGTCACAGCTTACAACGGCAGGAAAGAGGTACTGCTTTTCCTCAGGTTTAAAGTTAGCTTTAACTGCAGGGAGTGCAGACTTCTTGAGCTGGGGAGGAACCAAAcgctgttctttctctctctaatcTATTCTCCATTCCAAACTGTTCCATTACTTTCATGAGTTATAGAGCGCAGAAGAGGTGTTGAGTCTGCATCAACTTATCTGCACTAATTTtactttctagcacttggcccatagccttgaatgttatgacgttTCAAGTTTgcccaagtactttttaaaggttgtaaggttgcTTGTTGGTACTGCCCTCCCAGGCTGtgatttccagattcccaccacctatGTGTAAATGCATTTTATTCCTCAAATCCCCGCAAGACTTCCTGCCCTTAGTCTCTACATTATGTCCCCATGTTATTCACCCTCCAGTCAAGGGGAACAGCTACTTCCTTTTCATTCAATTAAAACCTCTCAATCTTATACACCACAATCAGGTCCCCTCACAGGCTTCTCTGCTCTAGAGAAAACAGACTGCgccaatccagcctctcttcattacTAAAAtgttccaacccaggcaacatcctggtgaatttcctctacGCCCCTTCCAATGCGATCACGTCCTTTCAGTAGTGTGGTGATGAGATTTACACACAGTACTCCGCGTGTGACCGTATTCCTGCGCAGGTCCAACATCATCTCTCTGGtgttataatctatgccatgcCTCATCAACTGTACTACCCTCACCTTTACGCGTGATTACCACCTTTGAAGAAAAAATCAGTCATATTTCTGAGGCTTGacctccctttgacaaagccaAGGTGATTATCCTTGAACAAACATTGCCTCTCCAAGTAAAAGTTAATTTCCATCTCCAGAATTTTCTCAATgttttcctaccactgacgtgAGACTTATTGATCTGTAATTCTCTGGTTTACCCCTACTACATTGCTTGAGAAGTAGAATCACACCAGCAGTTCACCAGACCTCTGGCACCTCCCAGAGACCTAAGATGAATGAAAAGCTTGGTTCAAAGCCCCTCACCTtccatagcagcctgggatacaattCATCTGGGTCTGAGGATTTGTCCTCTTTTAAGACTGCCAAAACCTCCAATGTTGCCTCACTTCCTATGTCAATTTCCTCAAGATCCTCTTAATCTACTTACCTTAGTTCTGAGCCTACATGTGTCTCTTCCTAGGAGGAGGAAGTAATATCCTCATTTAACACCCTACCAgtgtcctctggctccatgcacagaTTGGCCTTATTTATTATCTGGTTATCCTCCTCCTCTTAAAATACTTGGAGAATATCTTGGGATTCACCCTAATTTTACCCACCAGCTTAATTTTCATGCCCCTGTTTGCTCTCCTAATTGTTTTCTGaagcccccccgcccccaacccctGCACTTTCTATACTCCAGTAGGGCTTCCATTGATTTTGTTCTCTTTGAACTAGCTAAAAGCCCTTTTCtccgcccaccacccccccacttcTTATTGAGTAGTGTCATCTGTAGCGTGAGTGGATTCCACGCCTAAAAACATGTGCATACAGCCATAGAAAGAAAAGGTTGTAAACTATGTGCTCAATGAAAGAAACTTAGAGCATTGCACACAAGAATCTGAAAATGATGGCCAGAAAAATACCATCTCATCACAAATAACTAAGCATCATAATTGCTGATATGCTCCACCAGCAGCAGTAGAAGTCTCCTCTTGGGATAAACAAAAAGCCAAAGAGAAACTCCAAAACAAACTTGGATTAAAAACACTGCATAAATTCCACTGACTTTGTGAACTTGCTGTATACAACGTGCACAACAGCGACTGAACTCAAAAATTCATTCAGTGCATGTGAAATGCTTTGAAGTAGTCTGAAAAATGTAAGGCATTATACAAGTCTGAACTTAGTCTTGTTTGTGAGAAATGATTTGCAACGTATGATGTTTGAAATGTTTTATCTGATGAACATAAAAAAATCAGAACATAACCGTTCAGTTTATGCTACATAACTATGTTGTTGAACAGAGGCTGTATAACTGATTGCATTTCCATAGTGGAATATTTCATTCGAAATTGGTCCAAAATTTACATAGTTTGGTGGCTCCTAATGTCCAAATGAATACCTTTTAAAATCAAAACCTACCTAATATCCCTAATAAGTTGCATTTTAATACAAGGTGTACAAATTAAAACCAAAGGCATGTAATTATAACCGGATCAACTTTCAATGCACCAAGTCTGGTGACACTTTAAAACGTAGGACATGCAGGGTAATGAGAGGCAGCCTCAGGGGAAATTGGGATCTCTTTACCAAGCCTATATTGTGAAAGCCTATCCTTTCTTCAGTTGTAAAGTTTAAGGACTCTATGGCAAAAAGAATTCCACCACGCAAAGCAGGAAGTAGTTGGTGAggagagaagaggttggaagtCAAGAACTCTTAAAATGTCAGTGGATTGTGGAAATGGTGTGTAGGGGTTTAAATTGGAGTGGTGATGATGGGGAAGGAAAATTTTAGAATGGGGTCTGGAAGTAAGAAAAGAGTAAATGAATACTGTTAACTTCGGTTTCCCCTCCTTGTCTCTAATGGTTCTTGAAGCTTCTTGCAACACTGTTAGAGAATGAATCTACTTACATTTCTAAAATTCACACAATCAGGTGTCACGTGGTTAAGGTTGAAACCTCACTACATGGCACGTGGAGGGATAGGTTCTGGACTGGAGCCTTCAGGACAATAATTACCACAACATGCCCTTTCCCCACTTAATTTGACTGGGATCAGCCAGGCACGTAACCCCCAGAGCCACCATCTCTATCTGAGTTAGCTGCTAAGGAAGTGCATCCCAAAATTAAGACACTCTTCGCTTGGTAGAAAAGACCATTTGATGGTAAGGAACTAGGAATCCCACAAAGAAGAAATTGAACAGAATCATACCCTGCTTGTCAGAGTTCCAGAATTAAACAGGATTCCAGGTGAAGATGAAAACCAGAAAGTGCATTACGTGATTAGTTGACTCACCTCCTCTTATCCTGTCCATGCAACAACTAATTTTCAAAATTTAAGTTCGTAATTTACACTAAAAACTGTATGTTTACATCTTGAAAACTTTACCCTTTCGTTCAGCAAATGATTTAAATCAACCCAAGGTGCAAAGGTTTGCTGTCCACAGGATATTACATGGATATGGTCTATTTAGCTTTCTGCCAGAATGAATTGTTCATTTTATGAACGGCATTATTCTAATACAATGTTCCCTCCTTGGATTcatattgagttttttttaaaaactatattGGAAAAATTGGGCGATGATCAGATTAGCAGATGACTGAATCTTTTTCCAGGTGATGAATTGCAAAGATGTTCTGTATATTAAAACATTAATTAATTCTTGATTGTAGCTATTTCTATCATGTGGTAATATAGGTACATTGCAAGAATATCAGAAAAGGATGAAGAAACTGGATCAGCAGTACAAAGAAAGAATAAGAAATGCAGGTTAGTTCACTTGTTCTTACTTTAAGGttatgttttttttgtgtgtatttCAACAATCTGCTGTTCTGCAGTTCCTCGTTATTGCTGTGGCAGTAACAACAGCTTTTAATCAAGTGGTCGTGGGTGCAGGGTTGAATGTGACAAATATTTTCGTCTGACCTGAAGTTTAAATTTGTTTTATATTGCCAGAGGCCATCTGTAAAAGGTCAGCAATCTCAGTTTCTATATTCCTGAAAGAAAAGGTGATAGCTCGGAGGCCAGGCCTGTTGTGCATGTTAACATTATTTTAATCAAATCTCATCAAATGAGAAAACGTAATAGGCAATAATTTGCTGAGGCAAGACACTGAACAGCGCTTGTAGGTTGTTCATGCCCTTgcttgtttacattttaaatcttTGGGAAGTTGCTAAAAGTTTAAGTTGATAGAGGCAAACTGAGGGAACCGAAATGAATAGGGTAAACCTCTGTGTATCCCCTTAAACAATTAAGTTGAAGGATTATGAACTGAATAGAGGCTGAGAAAGTAGTACAAATGATGTGGGTGAATTCCGTGTCTAAATATAAAAAGAGGGTTTACTAAAAAGAGGCAGAAAGGAAAAGTAACATTgtgtgtctttttaaatctcccaACGATAATTAAACAACAAGGGTGAGACTCCATTCATGTAATCATTAATTTTCCATGCCAGAGATGTTGACAGGAAGTATTACCACTTGGCGCCAAAATGGACACGATTTTACTTTGTGTGGCTGATTTAGTTTCTGCCTACTGCACAAACACAGCAACTATAAGCCATTCAGGCATTTTGGGCCTGGGGCAAATATTGAGATTCCTTTTGCATGACACTAATAGAGGAACAGCAGTGCATCTGCTTCTCCCCTGAAATTCCTGAAACATTTGGGTGAACGTAATTACCCTGTTATTTTGACAGTAAATTATACTCGTTTACTTTGGAAGTTTCTTCTGAAGTTAGCAAACATCAGAATTTCATATGTGCTCCTAGAGATAAATACTGACAACTAAATATAGTGCCTATGAcaatcttttcctttcttttccctcCAGAGCTATTTCTGCAACTGGAGGTGAGTGTTGTTCCGTTTTTATTTTCCCTGCTGAATTTGCTTAAAACACttcttaaaaatataaaaatattaaGATTACCCTTTCCATTGGTGCCATATGCTGTGTTTGGAAACGTCCAAGTGTAGTACAAATTGAAGATGGAATGCAGGTTTTATTTTTGCTAAGACTGCTCGGTTCCTGACCTCGGCTGTTTTGGATAATGTTATGAGGAAAGGAACGTATATTAATTTTGATTTGTTTATCTTCTGACAGCAGAAATCTGGCAACAGGCTACAGCAGTTTTAGAATTGACTTGAAAATACTGAAAGCGGGGGAAAAAGATTTTGGGTGAATGTCCTATAGCTAAAGCAATGTAACAGATGGGGAATATCTTTACAACTTTGCCAAGCGTAGTTCCTAATTTTCTACAATTTTTAGGACACATCCAATATGGAAGATGGAAATTCCCCTGCAGAATTCCCGTCTGGTAGATTCAGAATTGGATTAGTCAGTGTGATGGAAAATAGCATATCACTAAACTAAGAAGAAGGGTAAAGATGAATGCTTTTAAGAAATAGAATTTCTCTCGCTTTTTAATTAAACCCATTGACAGTATTTTGGACCTGTAGCAGATATGAGAGATGGGGGTGATCTGCTTCCATGACTATGCTGGTTTTGGGAAGAAGTTAGCTGCTGTAGTGCTCTTGAACTCAAACCTCCAAATATTGGTGAAATGTAATCATAAGACTTTTAAGTTTAATATATTTGCTGAAACCCTTGTATTATTTTACAGGATTTACTTCCTGACTCTTCAAAAAAATAGTTACTTTAAAGATAAAAATATTTGAGTAATGCTGGACAAAGGCATGATTCATGAGATTTGGGAAATAAGTGGAGGTGGGGTCTGGATGATGGAATCTGTTTCTCAAAGATCTTAATCTGTTTCAGCAACCAGCTCTCCAAGCGAGTGAACAAGTGACTGGCATAAATGTTGAAAGTCTTAACCATTTCTTTACACTTCAAGTTGCTTTGTTTTTGAATTTAAGAAAGGGAATGCAAGAGGCACATATTCAGTGAAGGAATAAAAACAGTTGCacaagaaataaaatcagaaagccctggagaaactcagcatttctggcaatatctgtggagagggaaatagtcaatgtttcaaatccagtccTGGCTCATtgaactgaaaatgttaactctttctttcctcttcacagaacatgccaggcctgttgagtttcactAGCTTTTTTTATTGTGCCATTGTGTTTTATTCCTTTGCTGAATTGAGTTTTAAATTCCCAGGATTGAAGTATTGTGGCATATTTGTTATATTTGTGTAGTGAGTTTCTTTTTACTGTTTCAAATTGCTTATTTGCAACTTCCAGTGTTGAATTAACATGAACTATTGCAATTCTCATGGTTATGTTCTATTCTTTGGTGCTAAAACAATGTACTACCCCATTGATACAAGATAAATGTATAAGCCTATTCAAGAATAATAATCTGGACTTAATTCAGCGAAACCAGCTTTCTTTTGTATGACTTTGCCAATTTTatgatgcattttattttgttatgcTTTCAATCAAATTTCAAGAATTTATAGCTCAAATATTTTGTTACGTTCTCGTGATTAATGTACAGTCTGTAGGAGGGCTTCTAAAAATTTTGACTGATTCTGGACCtacagtttttatttaaatttattacAATGTGATGTCAAAAACAATTTGTCTTCTTCTAGACAGAGCAAGTGGAAAGGAATTATATTAAGGAGAAAAaggcagcagtgaaggaatttgAAGATAAAAAGATTGAGTTGAAAGAAAATCTGATTGCTGAACTCGAAGAGAAGAAAAAGATGATTGAGAATGAAAGGCTAACAATGGAACTCACTGGAGGTGTGTTGCCGGACTGTTTAACATCCTCTGCATTCAAGTTGTTAGCAAATTCTTTCCGATTTTGACCAGATTGAATTGTCCTTTTAGAGCATTTAGCGTTTTTAAAAACACATGTTAGCTGGAAAATTTCTTTTTATCATAGAATTAACCCATAGTGTGCAACATGGAATTGCCTTCTGAAATTCTTCAGAGATTTAGTATCCCTGTTTCATACATGTATGACAATATCTCCGATCAGTTGATTAGGCAAAATATAGTTAGCCCTTGACATTACAGAGCACTATGTATCAACTTATTATTGCAGATTCTATGGAGGTTAAGCCGATTATGACCAGGAAGTTGAGGAGGAGACCCAATGATCCTGTCCCAATTCCTGACAAAAGACGAAAACCTGCGCCTGATATCCTTTTTATTAGATGAAATATGTACTGTTTGGAATGTTCCAGTCCCATTGTTCTGTTGTGAAATCAAGGATTATTTAGTATGTTTTAACTATTATAAATATTTAACTATTGCTCTATAATAACTTAAAACTTCTGAGTTTTTCAGTTTTTGAGACTTAGATTATGAATTTAAGTAAGCAAATCTGAATGGCAATAATGCCTTAGCTCATATTTGTTTCACTTTTTTACACCATGCTTTTGGAAAACTGTTTTATATCAAGAACTGGGTACTAATTCCTCTATGGTTTGACAAATATCTGCTGGGTCAGTtgaattttcttttaactcaAAAGTAAATAAAGGAATTTGAACCACACTTGTTTTGCAGGTTGTGCAATGGTCAACCCACTGCAAAATCAAGGTTTGAAAGGTTtctgaagactttttttttaagaaaaaaattttAAGGCCTGTTTTATGAAGTGGAACAAATTTGAAATGCTCTAGATTCGATGTATTAATTTAATAGATGTTTACACTAACTACAGAATATCCTTTTTATGGTCTCCCATTGGAATAAGTAAATTAGGTTGCACCTAAACAGAATGGAACTATCAGCATCCTCTCAGCCCAATATATTCCAATAGCCCAAGAGTTTAAAGCCCTCCTAGCTACATCACCGCTCTGAACACACAtccatctgctctatcctcccaGTTCCGTACTCATATCTGCATGTTACCATGAGTAACCTGGAGAAAAGTCCTGACTGCTAATTTCCAATCCAGGAGCATTAAAATAGGCCCTTAAATTCAGTTACAGGATTTCATTCctctttcttttttattttgtatGCAGTAATGTGGACTCCATCTGCTGGTTGTTCACCTTCCTTCCTGAAGGTGCTCCCCAGCTGCTGAGTGACAGCTGGCACCAGGAAGACAGCATGCAATCCTAGATTCACATCTTTGGCCTCAAAAGTGCATGGAATTTGCTTTCGCTGTACCCCAAGTGATCCATTGTATTTTTTTGTTCAGAACTAAGTATTGGTTGGAGAGTGAGATATACTCAGGGCTCTATATTGCACTGTGAACCTATGCCTTTGGCATCTGTGAGAAGCGAGTAAAGACAAGATGTCAGCCCAATGACAGAGAAGAGAATTGCATATGGCTTGGTGCTGAACAAGAGAAAGAGCATCCAACAAAGGGGCTGGTGAAAAGCAATCCAAGTTTCTGAGAGAAGTTGGCACAGTCACTATGACTAGCTTCGAGTAGCAACCTTACCATGATCAGCAGACAGAAACTGCAGTGAGAGTGACTGAGGGAGGAATCAACAACCAGAGTAGGTATAAACTCGTGAGTGGGGCATTGACCTTGATTTATGATACGTGGTGTCTCATGGGAGCTACACTTAATGATATCACAAgtttgaaaataacattttggCTAGAAAGATTGCTGATTGGTATGTAGTGgtcaggtgattttttttctcttcaattTCTATTAAACTTTTCATATCCATAAAATGTAAAAGTAGTGGGATAGGCTGCTGGTTGAGTTGTACGGTACTGGAATTGAGAGTAGTACCTAGATTATTGTTAACAGAAAagtgaatttaatttaaaaaccaaaagaatagcagatgttgtaaatcagaaacaaacacagagattgctgtagaacctcagcaggtc from Stegostoma tigrinum isolate sSteTig4 chromosome 26, sSteTig4.hap1, whole genome shotgun sequence encodes the following:
- the suds3 gene encoding sin3 histone deacetylase corepressor complex component SDS3 isoform X3 produces the protein MYQEKLTSLKRQLQQLQEGTLQEYQKRMKKLDQQYKERIRNAELFLQLETEQVERNYIKEKKAAVKEFEDKKIELKENLIAELEEKKKMIENERLTMELTGDSMEVKPIMTRKLRRRPNDPVPIPDKRRKPAPAQLNYLLTDEQIMEDLRTLNKLKSPKRPASPSSPEHLPSTPAESPAQRYEARIEDGKLYYDKRWYHKSQAIYLESKDNTKISCVISSVGTNEIWVRKTSDSTKMRIYLGQLHRGVFIIRRRSAA